A window from gamma proteobacterium SS-5 encodes these proteins:
- a CDS encoding ornithine cyclodeaminase family protein, with amino-acid sequence MMKTKVITKSDLQQILSHLGLDRLMDELIDRLTLALARFDDSQTLIKKRDGFAYDQPHPGVLEWMPCMQSQGRVTLKMVAYNPKNPQLEQLPTILSSMSLYDARNGRLLCLVDGTLPTALRTGAASAIASRVLARADAQCLGMIGCGAQAVTQIHALSRIFDLSCIKVYDINSQNTESLNQRLAHLGIRVIPSPLHQLVESADILCTATSVEVQAGPIFADGRLRPWLHINAIGSDLPGKTELPLSVLKRAFVCPDFIEQARVEGECQQLEAADIDASLVDLVKQPEHYRAVREQLSVFDSTGYAIEDQVVMELLYDYANSLNLGTELAIESYTEDVFDPYAVLKPQTQIKPDN; translated from the coding sequence ATGATGAAAACCAAGGTAATAACCAAGTCAGACCTGCAGCAGATCCTGTCCCATCTGGGTCTGGATCGGCTGATGGATGAATTAATCGATCGGCTGACCTTGGCCCTGGCCCGGTTTGATGATAGCCAGACCCTGATCAAGAAACGTGATGGCTTTGCCTATGATCAGCCCCACCCTGGGGTTCTGGAATGGATGCCCTGTATGCAGTCACAGGGTCGGGTGACCCTGAAGATGGTGGCCTATAACCCGAAAAACCCGCAGCTGGAACAACTGCCGACCATACTCTCCAGCATGAGCCTGTATGACGCCCGCAATGGTCGGCTGCTCTGCCTGGTGGACGGCACCCTGCCCACGGCGCTGCGTACCGGCGCGGCCAGCGCCATTGCCAGCCGGGTGCTGGCCAGGGCGGATGCCCAGTGCCTGGGCATGATCGGCTGTGGCGCCCAGGCGGTGACGCAGATCCATGCCCTGAGCCGTATCTTTGATCTCAGTTGCATCAAGGTTTATGACATCAATAGCCAGAATACAGAATCCCTTAATCAACGCCTGGCGCATCTGGGCATCCGGGTCATCCCCAGCCCCTTGCACCAGTTGGTGGAGTCTGCCGATATCCTCTGTACCGCCACCTCGGTGGAGGTGCAGGCCGGGCCGATTTTTGCCGATGGCAGGCTCAGGCCCTGGCTGCACATCAACGCCATAGGCTCGGACCTGCCGGGTAAGACCGAACTGCCCCTGTCAGTGCTGAAACGGGCCTTTGTCTGCCCGGATTTTATCGAGCAGGCCAGGGTGGAAGGGGAGTGCCAGCAGTTGGAGGCCGCCGATATAGATGCCAGCCTGGTGGATCTGGTCAAACAACCGGAACACTACAGGGCCGTGCGGGAGCAATTATCGGTATTTGATTCCACCGGCTACGCCATTGAGGATCAGGTGGTCATGGAATTGTTGTATGACTACGCCAACAGCCTGAATCTGGGTACAGAACTCGCGATTGAAAGCTACACCGAGGATGTGTTTGACCCCTATGCCGTCCTTAAACCACAGACTCAGATAAAACCTGACAACTAA
- a CDS encoding HAD-IIIC family phosphatase produces the protein MNSQATQTPAEKVKCLVWDLDHTLWDGILSEGDGLSLRPGIMQALALLDQRGIVQSIASKNDHDLAWEKLQQLGVDQYFLYPQIHWQSKAQSLQQIAQDLNIGIDSLAFIDDQAFERAEVAFHLPMVRVYDALQWDASLFEQAEFVPRFITQDSKRRRAMYQSERQRKQLEQGFGTSSEAFLQSLDMELTIAPAQEDDLQRAEELTLRTHQLNTTGLTYSYEELDQLRQSDRHRLLIAELNDKLGTYGKIGLILLELEQGAWVIRLLLMSCRVMSRGIGGTLINFLRAQAAAQGVRLLADFRPTERNRMMYITYKFAGFSEIEASPDCQRLEADLSDIAPTPRSIRLIYAGQ, from the coding sequence ATGAACAGCCAAGCCACGCAGACCCCTGCAGAAAAGGTCAAATGTCTGGTCTGGGACCTGGACCACACGCTCTGGGATGGCATCCTGTCCGAAGGTGATGGACTGAGCCTGCGCCCCGGCATCATGCAGGCGCTGGCGTTATTGGATCAGCGCGGCATAGTCCAATCCATCGCCAGTAAAAATGACCATGACCTGGCCTGGGAGAAGCTACAGCAGCTCGGTGTTGATCAGTATTTTCTTTACCCGCAGATCCACTGGCAGTCCAAGGCCCAATCCCTACAACAAATCGCCCAGGATCTGAACATAGGCATAGACAGCCTGGCCTTTATTGACGACCAGGCCTTTGAACGGGCGGAGGTGGCCTTTCACCTACCCATGGTGCGTGTCTATGACGCCCTGCAATGGGATGCCAGCCTGTTTGAGCAGGCAGAGTTCGTCCCCCGCTTCATCACCCAAGACTCAAAAAGACGCCGCGCCATGTATCAAAGCGAGCGGCAGCGCAAACAACTGGAGCAGGGCTTTGGCACCAGCAGCGAGGCCTTTCTGCAAAGCCTGGATATGGAGTTGACTATTGCCCCAGCCCAGGAAGATGACCTGCAACGGGCCGAGGAACTGACCCTGCGCACCCATCAACTGAACACCACCGGGCTTACCTATTCCTACGAGGAACTTGACCAGCTACGCCAATCCGACCGCCACCGCCTGCTGATCGCGGAGTTGAATGACAAATTGGGCACCTACGGCAAGATCGGTCTGATTCTACTGGAGCTGGAGCAAGGTGCCTGGGTGATTCGCCTGCTGTTGATGTCCTGTCGCGTCATGTCCCGTGGCATAGGCGGCACCCTGATCAACTTCCTGCGCGCCCAGGCGGCGGCACAGGGGGTGCGGCTGTTGGCAGACTTCCGGCCAACCGAGCGCAACCGCATGATGTATATCACCTACAAGTTTGCCGGCTTCAGCGAAATCGAGGCATCCCCGGACTGCCAACGGCTGGAAGCGGACCTCAGCGACATAGCACCCACGCCCCGATCCATCCGGCTGATCTATGCCGGACAGTGA
- a CDS encoding NAD-dependent epimerase/dehydratase family protein gives MIMKHPAPLLISGVNGFVGSRLALELIARGHRVRGTVRDLGQAETYDFLYQQNPDVCQRLELLEADLLNPADWRDATQGVDFVLHVASVKQRSNSASDTEPECLNLLRAALHNGVRKVVCTLGCMSMIPADPSQCVAESNPGLEQQPYASAVAEEREIWRFYQAHKNRLAITTLHPSLILGPRLSARHRLSMCILEDYLQGTLVGSLSPELYLPVVDLRDVCEAHIRALFEPKTHGRRYLIANRQGYALTDFLRLVSQTANRQLAIEPTLGLEDLRQAMQQGSLTAFYLLLFNRWPTEFNNRRSILELGLDYRPVSQTIRDAVNSLL, from the coding sequence ATGATTATGAAACACCCAGCCCCCCTGTTGATCAGCGGCGTCAATGGCTTTGTTGGCTCTCGCCTGGCGCTGGAGTTGATCGCTCGTGGCCATAGGGTGCGCGGTACGGTGAGAGACCTGGGGCAGGCCGAGACCTATGACTTTCTGTATCAGCAGAATCCCGATGTATGTCAGCGACTGGAATTGCTGGAGGCCGACCTGCTCAATCCGGCCGATTGGCGAGACGCAACCCAAGGGGTTGATTTTGTTCTGCATGTGGCCTCGGTTAAACAGCGCAGCAATAGTGCGTCAGACACTGAGCCCGAGTGTTTGAACCTGTTGCGCGCCGCCCTGCACAATGGGGTGCGCAAGGTCGTTTGTACCCTGGGATGTATGAGCATGATACCGGCCGATCCCAGCCAATGTGTGGCTGAATCCAACCCAGGGTTGGAGCAACAACCCTACGCCAGCGCTGTGGCCGAGGAGCGTGAGATCTGGCGATTTTATCAGGCGCATAAAAATAGACTGGCCATCACCACGCTGCACCCCAGCCTGATCCTGGGCCCGCGTCTATCGGCGCGTCATCGTCTGAGTATGTGTATCCTGGAGGATTATCTGCAGGGCACCCTGGTCGGTAGCCTATCCCCAGAGTTGTATTTGCCTGTTGTTGATCTCAGGGATGTCTGTGAGGCCCATATCCGGGCCCTGTTTGAGCCCAAAACCCATGGTCGGCGTTATCTGATTGCAAACCGGCAGGGCTATGCGTTAACGGATTTTCTGAGACTCGTTAGTCAAACGGCCAATAGGCAACTGGCTATTGAGCCAACCCTTGGCCTAGAGGACCTGCGCCAGGCCATGCAACAGGGTAGTTTGACGGCCTTTTATCTTTTACTGTTTAACCGCTGGCCTACCGAGTTCAATAACAGGCGTAGTATCTTGGAGTTGGGTCTTGACTACCGGCCAGTCTCTCAGACCATCCGGGATGCGGTGAATTCTTTGTTGTAA
- a CDS encoding amino acid adenylation domain-containing protein, with product MSIDNWLHELYLLGIQLWREGDSLCYRIPKSQADRQAEILEQLGQRKAEVMAYLHSRALEQAPAAAVAQPLAGTEEPGADTERSLSFVQEQLWLLDQLEGQGSAAYSVPIAFRLLGPLDLERFRASLQGVMQRQQALRSRFPAYRGKPRLEIGEAQLQLELFDVSALPLEQGQALIRQRIEAAIAQPFDVQNGPLFCAQLHRCSQTEAVVLLNLHHIICDAWSIGILVSECCALYAGQREGQSASLPPLRLQYADYARWQRQQMQGEPFERGCRFWLELLQDAPPLLPLPLDRPRPAVKGWVGRTHRFYLDAPLSAQVKALSRAQDCTLFVSLLSAWYVLLARYSGVRDMVIGCPLAGRQQAETEPLIGFFINTLALRIQQPANLTFSALLQAVKQLSLEAFAHQDIPFETLVQRLQPERSLSHSPLFQVAFALQNAPLGQLEPLAGLRLEPYELEIKTAKFDLTLSLSQQGDRFEALLEYDSALFTATTVERIGGHYCALLQRLTQNPESDIYRLDYLGAEEKAWLLQQAQGKQMPLPDQTVLDQFQQIVDQYPQQIALVEGERQWTYGQLERLAQRLAQRLSRAGIRAQQPVGLYFDRCAAMPVTMLAVLKLGAYYVPLDSRQPRQRLSYMIQSARIRHIVCAEGLAGDLLGAWADERQVLGLELFPLDAEGVCQDQAPMPAPEPVPELNRDLDLDLTADDLVYAIFTSGSSGQPKCVGIPELGLRNLVHWQRTEFAADVGEHRLWISGSGFDASVWELWPALLSGSCIFIVPDQLSPQRLQAFIRQHGISSCFLPTPIGEALLALSWDQAGDQPCPLRRVFVGGDRLHDFAQDGLPFRLYNAYGPTENSVVSSCGPVPLASAPHPALPSLGRPIANTQIYVLDEYLQPVPQGVYGELCIAGVGLARGYLEQAGLTAERFVANFFAQQPGQRLYRTGDRGRLLENGELEFSGRLDRQVKLRGYRIELREIEVAIGALPGVGQVLVDLVRSSVGTEQLVAWIACAEPLDEAELRHALQGRLPEYMIPSHWLQLAQLPLNQRGKIDRARLPLPALDATDSALAAPQTPLQRQIAAIWAEVLGLEQVGIGQNFFALGGHSLLATQVVSRIGEACAVELPLKTLFEHPSIAALALQLERLQGVEFAPIRPLAAQDPQTERQTKPSLSYAQERLWFLHRLVPDSAFYLIPVFLKLKGPLHVQALEQAFAHLLQRHEALRTGFVDADGSPRLWVVPKADLSIRQLALDAEAGALDRQMQALLLEEMQRPFDLARPPLLRVSLIRCTALSDESHDLPQHLLLISLHHIIADGWSLGVMNRELSLLYNGLVRGEPVRLPPLAIQYADFAFWQRGFLSGARCQSQLDYWRAQLAGLEVLHIPTDFPRPEMASYAGARQGLGLSQALSERLKAFSQGQGLSLFMTLLSAFYLVLYRYSGQSDIALASPIANRNRREIEPLIGFFVNTLVLRVNLQGCAMVQDLLRQVRATTLQAFDHQDLPFEQIVQALKPVRDLSRNPLAQVLFALQNMALEPLQLDGLQVEELELDAPSVRMDMELHVFDSETGLQASLIYNRDLFSAERMAQLLDAWQQALELMLEDPERPLQGLELLSPARRDDLMRYWNGQPVAYPEIGGMHELFEQQVSLSPQAICLVFGQQQLSYAQLARRVQRLAAWFQAQGLGAEQLVGVCLPQSIERVVVALALHKAGAAFLPLDLRFPAERLGYMLGDAGIDRLIAFSAQEAQINALGLAPNRALELLKIDQIEPGLDDGLRFTPVAISPDQLAYVIYTSGSTGNPKGIAMGHGVITNMVRYQVKLSGAERPLRTLQFAPLIFDIVFQEMYATWQVGGTLVLASEEDRADPERLIRLLNEQRIERFFLPFVALQGLAESAPLYGLNTRYLQEIISAGEQLQISPEIRELLLQRPNCRLYNQYGPSECHVVSNYRLPAAVDDWARLPPIGRALDNVQIYLLDDALNRVLPGVVGEIYIGGACLARGYLHQPGLTAAAFVPNPFAEADHPGSRLYKTGDLAYYNPEGQLEFVGRRDAQVKIRGYRIELNEIELAAKSHPGVKQALVSVEQLGEGNRQLVLYLVFGSKATDTDSASVRKTLESWLPEYMLPNQIRVLERMPLTTGGKIDRKALPKVSDQGQAASPVALRTDVERRLATIWQKLLQRPTIGVGDHFFELGGNSLMAVRLMAAIQKEWQIQLPLAKLFQKPTLEALAVEITALCASGQTEASILVPLRLAPSGVGPGAGSGTGPGQCGKPPLFLIHAGSGTVFCYRDCAPHLDPSRPVYAIQSPGFVQGQQVPASVGQMAERYLSAIKQLQPQGPYYLGGWCQGGAIAFEMAHQLQQNGDQLGLLFLLNSFLPERQEGAGELTERDLLPIFVQNLLQFDSTRLPANVPQLISERQDPLAAILQLNQESGFLGEDYEEAEFRQRFQVFSSILKAILDYEPPQLQGDLLFFQAQEQIPGTSADLAQGWRSKISGQLHIQPIAGNHYSLMEGDNLAKWVRALDEWLEGSGKPRCG from the coding sequence ATGAGCATCGACAACTGGCTGCATGAACTCTACCTGCTGGGCATACAGCTGTGGCGCGAGGGGGATAGCCTCTGCTATCGCATCCCTAAATCCCAGGCAGACAGGCAGGCGGAAATCCTTGAACAACTCGGCCAGCGCAAGGCCGAGGTTATGGCCTATCTGCACAGCAGGGCCCTGGAGCAGGCCCCGGCCGCAGCCGTCGCCCAACCCCTGGCAGGCACCGAGGAGCCCGGTGCCGATACCGAGCGGTCGCTGTCCTTTGTGCAGGAGCAGCTCTGGTTGCTGGATCAGCTCGAAGGGCAGGGCAGCGCGGCCTACAGCGTGCCCATCGCCTTTCGTCTGCTGGGTCCGCTGGACCTGGAGCGCTTCAGGGCCAGCCTGCAGGGGGTGATGCAGCGCCAGCAAGCCCTGCGCAGCCGTTTCCCGGCCTATCGGGGCAAGCCCCGGCTGGAGATCGGCGAGGCGCAATTGCAGCTGGAGCTGTTCGATGTCTCCGCGCTGCCTCTGGAGCAGGGGCAGGCGCTGATCCGGCAGCGCATCGAGGCGGCCATCGCCCAGCCCTTTGATGTGCAGAACGGGCCGCTGTTTTGCGCCCAGCTGCATCGGTGCAGTCAGACCGAGGCGGTGGTGCTGCTCAACCTGCACCATATCATCTGCGATGCCTGGTCCATCGGCATCCTGGTCAGCGAGTGCTGCGCCCTGTATGCCGGGCAGCGGGAGGGGCAGAGCGCCAGCCTGCCGCCGTTGCGCTTGCAGTATGCGGACTACGCCCGCTGGCAGCGGCAACAGATGCAGGGGGAGCCCTTTGAGCGCGGCTGCCGTTTCTGGCTGGAGCTGTTGCAGGACGCGCCGCCGCTGCTGCCCCTGCCGCTGGATCGACCGCGTCCGGCAGTCAAGGGCTGGGTCGGCCGTACCCATAGGTTCTATCTCGATGCGCCGCTCAGCGCCCAGGTCAAGGCCCTGAGCCGGGCGCAGGATTGCACCCTGTTTGTCAGCCTGCTCTCGGCCTGGTATGTGCTGCTGGCCCGCTACAGCGGGGTGAGGGATATGGTGATCGGCTGCCCCCTGGCCGGGCGTCAGCAGGCCGAAACCGAGCCCTTGATCGGCTTTTTTATCAATACCCTGGCGCTGCGTATCCAGCAGCCCGCCAACCTGACCTTCAGCGCCCTGCTGCAGGCGGTGAAACAGCTCAGCCTGGAGGCCTTCGCCCATCAGGACATCCCCTTTGAGACCCTGGTCCAGCGCCTGCAGCCGGAGCGCAGTCTCAGCCACAGCCCCCTGTTTCAGGTGGCCTTTGCCCTGCAGAACGCGCCCCTGGGGCAGCTGGAGCCGCTGGCGGGCCTGCGTCTTGAGCCCTATGAGCTGGAGATAAAGACCGCCAAGTTCGATCTCACCCTCAGCCTCAGCCAACAGGGCGATCGATTTGAGGCCCTGCTGGAGTACGACAGCGCGCTGTTCACCGCCACTACCGTGGAGCGCATCGGCGGGCATTATTGCGCCCTGCTGCAGCGACTGACGCAGAACCCCGAGAGCGACATTTATCGGCTGGATTATCTCGGCGCCGAGGAGAAGGCCTGGCTGCTGCAACAGGCGCAGGGAAAACAGATGCCGCTGCCGGATCAGACGGTGCTGGATCAATTCCAGCAGATCGTCGATCAATACCCGCAGCAGATCGCCCTGGTGGAGGGTGAGCGCCAGTGGACCTATGGCCAATTGGAGCGGCTGGCGCAGCGGTTGGCGCAGCGGCTGAGCCGGGCCGGTATCCGGGCGCAACAGCCGGTGGGGCTGTATTTTGACCGCTGCGCTGCCATGCCGGTGACCATGCTCGCTGTGCTCAAACTGGGGGCCTATTATGTGCCCCTGGATAGCCGCCAACCCCGCCAGCGCCTGAGCTACATGATCCAATCGGCCCGTATCCGGCATATTGTTTGCGCCGAGGGGCTGGCGGGTGACTTGCTGGGTGCCTGGGCGGATGAGCGGCAGGTCTTGGGGCTTGAGCTGTTTCCCCTGGATGCCGAGGGTGTTTGCCAAGATCAGGCCCCGATGCCAGCACCCGAACCAGTGCCGGAACTGAATCGGGATCTGGATCTGGACCTGACAGCCGATGACCTGGTCTATGCCATCTTCACCTCCGGCTCCAGCGGGCAACCCAAGTGCGTCGGCATCCCAGAGCTGGGTCTGCGCAATCTGGTGCACTGGCAGCGGACCGAATTTGCCGCCGATGTCGGCGAGCACCGGCTGTGGATCAGCGGCAGCGGCTTTGATGCCTCGGTGTGGGAGCTGTGGCCGGCCCTGCTCAGTGGCTCCTGCATCTTCATTGTGCCGGACCAGCTCAGCCCGCAGCGGCTGCAGGCCTTTATCCGGCAGCATGGGATCAGCAGCTGCTTCCTGCCCACGCCCATCGGCGAGGCCCTGCTGGCCCTGAGTTGGGACCAGGCAGGTGACCAACCCTGCCCACTGCGCCGGGTGTTTGTCGGCGGTGACCGGCTGCATGATTTTGCCCAGGACGGGCTGCCCTTTCGCCTGTACAACGCCTACGGTCCGACGGAAAACAGCGTGGTCAGCAGCTGCGGGCCTGTGCCCCTGGCGAGTGCGCCGCATCCGGCCCTACCCAGCCTGGGCCGGCCCATCGCCAATACCCAGATTTATGTGCTGGATGAGTATCTGCAGCCGGTGCCGCAGGGGGTCTATGGCGAACTGTGCATTGCCGGTGTCGGGCTGGCCAGGGGCTATTTGGAGCAGGCGGGGCTGACGGCGGAGCGTTTTGTGGCCAATTTTTTTGCCCAGCAGCCAGGACAGCGTCTGTATCGCACCGGCGACCGGGGGCGTCTGCTGGAAAACGGCGAGCTGGAGTTTTCCGGTCGTCTGGATCGGCAGGTCAAGCTGCGTGGCTATCGCATCGAGCTGCGGGAGATCGAGGTGGCCATAGGCGCGCTGCCGGGCGTGGGGCAGGTGCTGGTGGACCTGGTCCGCTCCAGCGTCGGCACCGAGCAGCTGGTGGCCTGGATAGCATGCGCTGAGCCATTGGATGAGGCCGAGCTGCGTCACGCCCTACAGGGCCGCCTGCCGGAATACATGATCCCCAGCCACTGGCTGCAACTGGCGCAGCTGCCGCTGAATCAGCGCGGCAAGATCGATCGGGCGCGTCTGCCGCTGCCCGCTCTGGACGCGACGGATAGCGCCCTGGCAGCGCCGCAAACCCCGCTGCAGCGCCAGATCGCCGCCATCTGGGCCGAGGTGCTGGGCCTGGAGCAGGTCGGCATCGGCCAGAATTTCTTTGCCCTCGGCGGCCATTCCCTGCTGGCCACCCAGGTGGTGTCGCGCATTGGCGAGGCCTGTGCTGTGGAGCTGCCCCTCAAGACCCTGTTCGAACACCCTAGCATCGCCGCCCTGGCCCTGCAGCTGGAGCGGCTGCAGGGGGTAGAGTTCGCCCCCATCCGGCCCCTGGCGGCGCAGGACCCACAGACTGAGCGGCAGACCAAGCCGTCCCTGTCCTATGCCCAGGAGCGGCTGTGGTTCCTGCATCGGCTGGTGCCGGATAGCGCCTTTTATCTGATCCCGGTGTTTCTCAAGCTCAAGGGGCCGTTGCACGTGCAGGCGCTGGAGCAGGCCTTTGCCCACCTGTTGCAGCGGCATGAGGCCCTGCGTACCGGCTTTGTCGATGCAGACGGCAGCCCGCGGCTGTGGGTCGTGCCCAAGGCGGACCTGAGCATTCGCCAGTTGGCGCTGGATGCTGAGGCCGGTGCGCTGGATCGGCAGATGCAGGCCCTGCTCCTGGAGGAGATGCAGCGGCCCTTTGATCTGGCGCGGCCGCCGCTGCTGCGGGTCAGCCTGATCCGCTGCACGGCGCTGTCGGATGAATCCCATGATCTGCCGCAGCATTTGCTGCTGATCAGCCTGCATCACATCATCGCCGACGGCTGGTCCCTGGGGGTGATGAATCGGGAGCTGTCTTTGCTGTACAACGGCCTGGTGCGCGGCGAGCCGGTGCGGCTGCCGCCCCTGGCCATCCAGTATGCCGACTTCGCCTTCTGGCAGCGCGGCTTTCTCAGCGGTGCCAGGTGTCAGTCCCAGCTGGATTATTGGCGGGCCCAGCTGGCCGGGCTGGAGGTGCTGCATATCCCCACGGATTTTCCCCGGCCGGAGATGGCCAGCTACGCCGGGGCGCGCCAGGGGCTTGGCCTGTCCCAGGCACTGAGCGAGCGGCTCAAGGCCTTCAGCCAAGGGCAGGGCCTGAGCCTGTTCATGACCCTGCTGAGCGCCTTTTATCTGGTGCTCTACCGCTACTCGGGGCAGAGCGATATCGCCCTGGCCTCTCCCATCGCCAACCGCAACCGGCGTGAGATCGAGCCGCTGATCGGCTTTTTCGTCAATACCCTGGTGCTGCGCGTCAACTTACAGGGCTGCGCCATGGTGCAGGACCTGCTCAGGCAGGTGCGGGCGACCACGCTGCAGGCCTTTGATCATCAGGATTTGCCGTTTGAACAGATCGTGCAGGCGCTCAAACCGGTGCGCGATCTCAGCCGCAACCCCCTGGCCCAGGTGCTGTTTGCCCTGCAGAACATGGCGCTGGAGCCCCTGCAGCTGGATGGGCTGCAGGTGGAGGAGCTGGAGCTGGATGCCCCCAGCGTGCGCATGGATATGGAACTGCATGTATTCGACAGCGAGACAGGGCTGCAGGCGAGCCTGATCTACAACCGCGACCTGTTCAGCGCCGAGCGCATGGCCCAGCTGCTTGATGCCTGGCAACAGGCGCTGGAGCTGATGCTGGAGGACCCCGAGCGGCCCCTGCAGGGCCTGGAGCTGCTCTCCCCGGCACGGCGGGACGACCTGATGCGGTACTGGAACGGCCAGCCGGTGGCCTATCCTGAGATCGGCGGCATGCACGAGCTGTTCGAACAACAGGTGTCCCTAAGCCCGCAGGCCATCTGTCTGGTGTTCGGCCAGCAGCAGCTCAGCTATGCCCAGCTGGCGCGGCGGGTGCAGCGCCTGGCGGCCTGGTTTCAGGCCCAAGGCCTGGGGGCGGAGCAGCTGGTGGGCGTCTGCCTGCCGCAGTCCATCGAGCGGGTGGTGGTGGCCCTGGCCCTGCACAAGGCGGGGGCGGCCTTTCTGCCGCTGGATCTGCGCTTTCCAGCGGAGCGGCTGGGTTACATGCTGGGTGATGCCGGCATCGACCGGCTGATTGCCTTCAGCGCCCAAGAAGCGCAAATCAACGCCCTGGGCCTGGCCCCGAACCGGGCGCTGGAGCTGCTCAAAATAGACCAGATCGAGCCCGGTCTGGATGATGGGCTGAGATTTACGCCAGTGGCCATCAGTCCGGATCAACTGGCCTATGTCATCTACACCTCAGGCTCCACCGGCAACCCCAAGGGTATCGCCATGGGCCATGGGGTCATCACGAACATGGTGCGCTATCAGGTCAAGCTGAGCGGGGCGGAAAGGCCGCTGCGCACCCTGCAGTTTGCCCCGCTGATCTTCGATATCGTGTTTCAGGAGATGTATGCCACCTGGCAGGTGGGCGGCACCCTGGTGCTGGCCTCGGAGGAGGACAGGGCCGACCCCGAGCGGCTGATTCGCCTGCTCAATGAGCAACGGATCGAACGCTTCTTTCTGCCCTTCGTCGCCCTGCAGGGCCTGGCGGAGAGCGCGCCCCTGTATGGGCTGAACACCCGGTATCTGCAGGAGATCATCAGCGCCGGTGAGCAGCTGCAGATCAGCCCGGAGATCCGCGAGCTGTTGCTCCAGCGGCCGAACTGCCGCCTGTATAACCAATATGGCCCCTCGGAATGCCATGTGGTGAGCAACTACCGCCTGCCCGCCGCGGTGGATGATTGGGCGCGTCTGCCGCCCATCGGCCGGGCGCTGGACAATGTGCAGATCTACCTGCTGGACGATGCCCTGAATCGGGTGCTGCCGGGGGTGGTGGGTGAGATCTATATCGGCGGGGCCTGTCTGGCGCGGGGCTATCTGCATCAGCCGGGCCTGACCGCCGCCGCCTTTGTGCCCAACCCCTTTGCCGAGGCAGACCACCCCGGTTCGCGGCTGTATAAAACCGGCGATCTGGCCTATTACAACCCTGAAGGCCAGCTGGAGTTTGTCGGCCGCCGCGATGCCCAGGTGAAGATCCGCGGTTACCGCATCGAGCTGAATGAGATCGAGCTGGCCGCCAAGTCCCATCCGGGCGTCAAACAGGCGCTGGTCAGCGTGGAACAGCTGGGCGAGGGCAATCGCCAATTGGTGTTGTATCTGGTGTTTGGGTCCAAGGCCACGGACACTGACTCGGCATCGGTACGCAAGACGCTGGAGTCCTGGCTGCCGGAATACATGCTGCCCAATCAAATCCGGGTGCTGGAGCGCATGCCCCTGACCACGGGCGGCAAGATCGATCGCAAGGCCTTGCCCAAGGTCAGCGATCAGGGGCAGGCGGCCAGCCCGGTGGCACTGCGCACCGACGTCGAGCGGCGTCTGGCGACAATCTGGCAGAAACTGCTGCAGCGGCCGACCATCGGCGTTGGCGATCATTTCTTCGAGCTGGGTGGCAACTCCCTGATGGCCGTGCGTCTGATGGCGGCGATCCAGAAGGAATGGCAGATCCAGTTGCCCCTGGCCAAGCTGTTTCAGAAACCGACATTGGAGGCTCTGGCGGTAGAGATCACCGCGCTCTGCGCCTCGGGGCAGACGGAGGCATCCATCCTGGTGCCCCTGCGGCTGGCCCCGTCGGGTGTTGGGCCAGGCGCTGGATCAGGCACCGGGCCAGGGCAGTGCGGCAAGCCGCCGCTGTTTCTGATCCACGCCGGCAGCGGCACTGTATTCTGCTATCGGGACTGCGCGCCTCATTTGGACCCCTCCCGCCCGGTCTATGCCATCCAATCCCCCGGCTTTGTCCAGGGCCAGCAGGTACCGGCCAGCGTTGGCCAGATGGCCGAGCGCTATCTCAGCGCCATCAAACAGCTACAACCCCAGGGGCCTTACTACCTCGGCGGCTGGTGCCAGGGCGGTGCCATTGCCTTTGAAATGGCCCATCAGCTACAGCAAAATGGTGATCAGCTGGGCCTGCTGTTCCTGCTCAACAGTTTTCTACCGGAACGGCAGGAGGGGGCAGGGGAGCTGACCGAGCGCGATCTGCTGCCGATCTTCGTGCAGAATCTGTTGCAGTTTGATAGTACAAGACTGCCCGCCAATGTCCCTCAACTGATCAGCGAACGGCAAGACCCCCTCGCCGCCATCCTGCAATTGAATCAGGAAAGCGGCTTTCTTGGTGAAGACTATGAAGAGGCCGAATTTCGTCAGCGTTTTCAGGTATTCTCCAGCATCCTCAAGGCCATCCTCGATTACGAGCCGCCCCAGCTGCAGGGCGATCTGCTGTTTTTCCAGGCCCAGGAGCAGATCCCGGGCACCAGCGCCGACCTTGCCCAGGGCTGGCGCAGCAAGATCAGCGGCCAGCTGCATATCCAACCCATCGCCGGCAATCACTACAGCCTGATGGAGGGGGATAACCTGGCAAAATGGGTTAGGGCCCTGGATGAATGGCTGGAGGGGTCAGGCAAGCCCCGATGTGGCTGA
- a CDS encoding nuclear transport factor 2 family protein: protein MNTAEDEIRQLIETCSQALNRKDLDGLFEHFTHDLRVYDVVAQLSGASAYRKLWEETLALFGEQVGTERKDLKIYASEDVAFAHCLTRVTGVKSDNENAKSWLRTTICFRKVAGQWKIAHEHVSLPFDPQTRQPTFIRD from the coding sequence ATGAACACAGCAGAAGATGAAATCAGGCAACTCATTGAAACCTGCAGCCAGGCCCTGAACCGAAAGGACCTGGATGGCCTGTTTGAGCATTTTACCCATGACCTGAGGGTCTATGATGTGGTGGCGCAGTTATCCGGTGCGTCGGCCTATAGAAAACTTTGGGAAGAGACCTTGGCATTGTTTGGTGAGCAGGTGGGTACCGAGCGTAAAGACCTGAAGATCTACGCCAGTGAGGACGTCGCCTTCGCCCATTGTTTGACCCGCGTTACCGGCGTCAAATCCGATAATGAAAATGCAAAATCCTGGCTGCGCACAACCATCTGTTTTCGCAAGGTGGCAGGACAATGGAAGATCGCCCACGAGCACGTCTCACTGCCCTTTGATCCCCAGACCCGCCAGCCGACCTTTATCAGGGATTGA